In Fundidesulfovibrio magnetotacticus, a genomic segment contains:
- a CDS encoding DHA2 family efflux MFS transporter permease subunit, whose translation MTGTPPPNPFAAKPWACLGVAATGTFMATLDGGIVNVALPTIAQGFGADLPVAQWAVTVYLLVIACLLPAFGRLGDMHGRRRKYRAGFLIFAGASALCGAAGSMGWLIAGRALQAVGAALLMANGPAIVVMSFPGPERGRALGMIGMVVSLGSLAGPSLGGLLVDLFGWPSIFYVNLPVGLAGAFFAGRILPDDRRETHERFDLPGAALYAVGVVFLLTAVTHGGRWGWSFPGTLACFGVAAAGLALFLHRQARVAHPVVDLSLFRIPELALGNLASLLAFMALLANAVLLPFFLARVVGLGPGETGLVMAVLPLAMSFVAPLSGFASEKVSHALLTGAGMACVAGGLYSQTLLAASAGFWRCAAGQAILGVGFGLFLSPNNNAVLGSAPRAKSGVAGAVMALVRNLGMVCGIAVATAVYEAWRNASLASGHGETEAFHAGFDAALTTAACLALAGMLLSVFRALRKPPKR comes from the coding sequence ATGACAGGAACTCCCCCCCCCAATCCCTTCGCGGCCAAACCCTGGGCCTGCCTGGGCGTGGCCGCCACGGGCACGTTCATGGCCACCCTGGACGGCGGCATCGTCAACGTGGCCCTGCCCACCATCGCCCAGGGCTTCGGCGCGGACCTGCCCGTGGCCCAGTGGGCCGTCACGGTCTACCTGCTGGTGATCGCCTGCCTGCTGCCCGCCTTCGGCCGCCTGGGCGACATGCACGGCAGGCGGCGCAAATACCGCGCGGGCTTCCTGATCTTCGCCGGGGCCTCGGCCCTGTGCGGGGCGGCGGGGTCCATGGGCTGGCTCATCGCGGGGCGGGCGCTCCAGGCGGTGGGCGCGGCGCTGCTCATGGCCAACGGCCCGGCCATCGTGGTCATGAGCTTCCCGGGGCCGGAGCGGGGCCGGGCCCTGGGCATGATCGGCATGGTGGTCTCCCTGGGGTCGCTGGCGGGCCCCTCCCTGGGCGGCCTCCTGGTGGACCTCTTCGGCTGGCCCTCCATCTTCTACGTGAATCTGCCCGTGGGACTGGCCGGGGCCTTTTTCGCCGGGCGCATCCTGCCCGACGACCGGCGCGAGACCCACGAGCGCTTCGACCTGCCCGGCGCGGCGCTCTACGCCGTGGGCGTGGTGTTCCTGCTCACGGCCGTGACCCACGGCGGGCGCTGGGGCTGGAGCTTCCCGGGCACGCTGGCCTGCTTCGGCGTGGCGGCGGCCGGTCTTGCGCTCTTCCTGCACCGTCAGGCTCGCGTGGCCCATCCGGTGGTGGACCTCTCGCTCTTTCGCATCCCGGAGCTGGCCCTGGGCAACCTGGCCTCTCTGTTGGCGTTCATGGCGCTTCTGGCCAACGCGGTGCTCCTGCCGTTCTTCCTGGCGCGGGTGGTGGGCCTGGGGCCTGGCGAGACGGGGCTGGTGATGGCCGTATTGCCCCTGGCCATGTCCTTCGTGGCCCCGCTTTCGGGCTTCGCCTCGGAGAAGGTGAGCCACGCCCTGCTCACGGGTGCGGGCATGGCCTGCGTGGCGGGTGGCCTCTATTCCCAGACGCTGCTCGCGGCCTCGGCCGGGTTCTGGCGCTGCGCGGCGGGGCAGGCGATTCTGGGCGTGGGCTTCGGGCTGTTTCTCTCGCCCAACAACAACGCCGTGCTGGGCAGCGCCCCGCGCGCCAAGAGCGGCGTGGCCGGGGCCGTGATGGCCCTGGTGCGCAACCTGGGCATGGTCTGCGGCATCGCCGTGGCCACGGCGGTCTACGAGGCGTGGCGCAACGCGTCCCTGGCGAGCGGGCACGGCGAGACCGAGGCCTTCCACGCCGGATTCGACGCCGCCCTGACCACCGCCGCCTGCCTGGCCCTGGCGGGGATGCTGCTCTCCGTCTTCCGGGCGCTTCGAAAGCCTCCCAAACGATAG
- a CDS encoding CerR family C-terminal domain-containing protein, with protein sequence MLQANEHDETKQRLLDAAGEAFAAKGYHRATIREICSRAGANVASVNYHFGGKKGLYKALLEHCHQESLRRHPPGSLQAQAGPEEALRVFVRSMLDRNLGEGRPTWLSRLMARELSDPSPALENVARASILPNVDRLAAIVARIMDLPGDSPLARRCALSVVGQCLHFCRSKPVIEIVCPGVTYDSQGLDEITNHIVRFSLAALRGLAQEGTA encoded by the coding sequence GTGCTCCAAGCCAACGAACACGACGAAACCAAACAGCGCCTTCTGGACGCCGCCGGCGAGGCCTTCGCCGCCAAGGGCTACCACCGGGCCACCATCCGGGAGATCTGCTCCCGGGCCGGGGCCAACGTGGCCTCGGTGAACTACCATTTCGGGGGCAAGAAAGGTCTCTACAAGGCCCTGCTGGAACACTGCCACCAGGAAAGCCTGCGCCGCCACCCGCCCGGGTCCCTGCAGGCCCAGGCCGGACCGGAGGAGGCCCTGCGGGTCTTCGTGCGCTCCATGCTGGACCGCAACCTGGGCGAGGGCCGCCCCACCTGGCTCTCGCGCCTGATGGCCCGCGAGCTCTCCGACCCCTCCCCGGCCCTGGAGAACGTGGCGCGCGCCTCCATCCTGCCCAACGTGGACCGCCTCGCGGCCATCGTGGCCCGCATCATGGACCTGCCCGGGGATTCCCCTCTGGCCAGGCGCTGCGCCCTTTCCGTGGTGGGCCAGTGCCTGCACTTCTGTCGCTCCAAGCCCGTGATCGAAATCGTCTGCCCCGGCGTGACCTACGATTCCCAAGGGCTCGACGAGATCACCAACCACATCGTCCGCTTCAGCCTCGCCGCCCTGCGCGGCCTCGCCCAGGAAGGAACCGCATGA
- a CDS encoding efflux RND transporter periplasmic adaptor subunit, with amino-acid sequence MKLRLSLLVSLGLCLCLAFAAGCSDGKKQQQGQGRRAVPVTVAEATLGSLPVSLTAVGNVEPYQSAAVRTQVGGLIVEQRVRDGQEVAAGDVLFVLDQRPFQAALKEAQGKLERDQALLKKAEDDFNRYSGLKQKDVVSQQQFDQASTDAKSLRASIKLSEAQIEQARLQMDYSVIKAPFAGRVGTVLVNVGNVIKANDDRNLLVLNQVQPIYVSFALPEQHLPAVTAHMGKAPLEVLAAVAGEESRPEKGVLASVDNSVDRATGTIKLKGLFANKDKRLWPGQFAKVTLNLESREGVLTAPSAAVQQGLQGPFVYVVGQDNTAALRPVETGQIVGERMVILKGLAAGDKVVTDGHVRLTPGAAVEIKAVRDAQDAVLAPKDSKAAQDAKDAKAAPGSKDAKAAPGSKDAKASGEKAQ; translated from the coding sequence ATGAAACTTCGCCTTTCGCTTTTGGTGTCGTTGGGCCTCTGCCTTTGCCTGGCCTTCGCGGCCGGGTGCTCCGACGGGAAGAAGCAACAGCAGGGGCAGGGGCGCCGGGCCGTGCCGGTCACCGTGGCCGAAGCCACGCTGGGCAGCCTTCCCGTGAGCCTCACGGCCGTGGGCAACGTGGAGCCCTACCAGAGCGCCGCCGTGCGCACCCAGGTGGGCGGGCTCATCGTGGAGCAGCGCGTGCGCGACGGCCAGGAGGTGGCCGCCGGGGACGTGCTCTTCGTGCTGGACCAGCGCCCCTTCCAGGCCGCCCTCAAGGAGGCCCAGGGCAAGCTCGAACGCGACCAGGCCCTGCTCAAGAAGGCCGAGGACGACTTCAACCGCTACTCCGGCCTGAAGCAGAAGGACGTGGTGAGCCAGCAGCAGTTCGACCAGGCCTCCACCGACGCCAAGAGCCTGCGCGCCTCCATCAAGCTCTCCGAGGCACAGATCGAGCAGGCCAGGCTCCAGATGGACTACTCCGTGATCAAGGCTCCCTTCGCCGGGCGCGTGGGCACGGTGCTCGTGAACGTGGGCAACGTGATCAAGGCCAACGACGACCGCAACCTCCTGGTGCTCAACCAGGTGCAGCCCATCTATGTGAGCTTCGCACTGCCCGAGCAGCACCTCCCCGCCGTGACCGCCCACATGGGCAAGGCCCCCCTGGAGGTGCTGGCCGCCGTGGCGGGCGAAGAGTCCCGCCCCGAGAAGGGCGTGCTGGCCAGCGTGGACAACTCCGTGGACCGCGCCACGGGCACCATCAAGCTCAAGGGCCTCTTCGCCAACAAGGACAAGCGCCTCTGGCCCGGACAGTTCGCCAAGGTGACGCTCAACCTGGAGAGCCGCGAGGGCGTGCTCACCGCGCCATCCGCAGCCGTGCAGCAGGGGCTCCAGGGGCCCTTCGTCTACGTGGTGGGCCAGGACAACACCGCCGCCCTGCGCCCCGTGGAGACCGGGCAGATCGTGGGCGAACGCATGGTGATCCTCAAGGGCCTCGCGGCGGGCGACAAGGTGGTCACCGACGGACACGTGCGCCTCACTCCGGGGGCCGCCGTTGAGATCAAGGCCGTCAGGGACGCCCAGGACGCGGTCCTCGCGCCCAAGGATTCCAAGGCGGCGCAGGACGCCAAGGACGCCAAGGCGGCCCCGGGCTCCAAGGACGCCAAGGCGGCCCCGGGCTCCAAGGACGCCAAGGCGTCCGGGGAGAAGGCCCAATGA